A single genomic interval of bacterium harbors:
- a CDS encoding insulinase family protein, which yields MHTQAVPYSFILFLTLSLFPPSQLHAQGSAQGEWSPDVITDTLRNGLRIYFTHVNDIPLAEVSILVDAGTSREKEHEHGLSHLVANQLLKGSSDRDAGMISRRLDELGSVILPYAHYDFAQLYGKTLARNFRSTLEIMADAFVSPRFPSMELKKYQEAAPTAIPKLPSSTAEKASVREVQLLCGSMHPLTRPLMPDPADLEKFGRDDLARFHDLYYTPERSAIIISGDLDYRFVRTLLLEVFGRWQRGNAPAPLAPEYPSIDDRVVVLNDTAAKSGLAFVRMGVRTPPRDAVDLPALLVLNSILGDMDTSRIGTALWGHHVITPNFTTALGFSRDCGYLMMTASVSNGLVDSVLVITQQEVAKLLADGVSDAELRRAKSALLRDADLTFSSNRALLKLLKEAFVYALPLDEALFLHTHIAAVTRAQVQHTAEALFDDGLTTVVLGDGPVLQQKIQSAGREVLLEDVNQN from the coding sequence ATGCATACTCAAGCCGTACCGTATTCCTTCATTCTCTTCCTGACGCTCTCGCTCTTCCCACCATCGCAGCTACACGCGCAGGGAAGCGCGCAGGGGGAATGGTCACCGGATGTGATAACGGATACGCTGCGAAACGGACTGCGCATTTACTTTACGCACGTCAACGACATTCCGCTGGCGGAAGTCAGTATTCTTGTCGACGCAGGGACGTCGCGGGAAAAGGAACATGAACACGGACTCTCGCATCTCGTCGCCAACCAGCTCCTGAAAGGAAGCTCCGACAGGGATGCCGGGATGATTTCACGGCGGCTCGATGAACTCGGGAGCGTGATTCTCCCGTACGCACACTATGACTTCGCACAGCTCTACGGCAAAACGCTTGCCAGGAACTTCCGCAGTACGCTTGAAATTATGGCTGATGCTTTCGTGAGCCCGCGATTCCCTTCGATGGAGTTGAAGAAATACCAGGAGGCCGCTCCCACGGCAATCCCAAAGCTGCCGTCATCGACGGCGGAAAAAGCCTCGGTGCGGGAAGTACAGCTGCTGTGTGGCAGCATGCATCCTCTCACGCGTCCCCTGATGCCTGATCCAGCCGACCTCGAAAAGTTCGGACGCGACGACCTCGCCCGCTTTCATGACCTGTATTACACACCGGAACGCAGTGCCATCATCATCAGCGGGGATCTCGATTACCGGTTTGTCCGTACGTTGCTGCTGGAGGTCTTCGGACGTTGGCAGCGGGGAAACGCTCCGGCTCCGCTGGCACCCGAGTATCCCTCTATCGATGACAGGGTGGTCGTGCTGAACGATACCGCGGCGAAGAGCGGACTCGCATTTGTCCGCATGGGCGTGCGCACACCTCCGCGCGATGCTGTCGATCTGCCGGCGCTGCTGGTGCTGAACAGCATACTCGGTGACATGGATACCTCACGTATCGGGACCGCTCTCTGGGGACACCATGTCATTACACCGAATTTTACCACGGCACTCGGGTTTTCGCGCGACTGCGGATACCTGATGATGACCGCTTCTGTTTCGAACGGACTCGTGGACAGCGTGCTTGTCATTACACAGCAGGAGGTCGCGAAGCTCCTCGCAGACGGCGTTTCCGACGCAGAGCTGCGCAGAGCGAAATCCGCCCTGCTTCGTGATGCGGATCTGACATTCTCATCGAATCGGGCACTGCTGAAACTGCTGAAAGAAGCATTCGTTTACGCGCTTCCACTTGATGAAGCACTGTTTCTCCATACCCATATCGCGGCGGTGACACGTGCACAGGTCCAGCACACTGCAGAGGCGCTTTTCGATGATGGTCTGACAACTGTTGTCCTCGGTGACGGTCCGGTGCTGCAGCAGAAAATCCAGTCTGCCGGAAGGGAAGTACTGCTCGAAGACGTCAATCAGAATTAA
- the hisS gene encoding histidine--tRNA ligase, with protein sequence MAFKSVKGTKDLLPGDTAAWLHVEAVIRDVMQQYRYGEIRTPMFEDTSVFARGIGEETDIVGKEMYTFEDKGGSSLTLRPEMTAPVIRAFIQHSMGEQTSLNKLYYIGPMFRQERPQAGRFRQFHQFGFESIGQQSPICDAEIIMMAAEIYRRLGVHFTLKINSVGDPSCRPQYREALQAFLHGVHDKLSPESQRRAETNPMRVLDSKDERDRELTADAPVILDYLSDSCRTHFEETLALLDGMGIPYEVDPRLVRGLDYYTMTAFEFVSTDLGSQDALGGGGRYDGLVTQLGGKETPAVGFAAGMERLLMVLEKNGYDFPESVPLVYLVGMDDNSRAWAFQTAVQLRGKGIPAELDYAARSVKAQMREANRLNSRYVVLVGEEEMAASTAQVKDMAEGTQEGVEFEKLTDYFMQILHNSDKQENS encoded by the coding sequence ATGGCATTTAAATCGGTCAAAGGCACGAAAGATCTGCTGCCCGGCGACACCGCCGCATGGCTGCATGTCGAAGCGGTCATCCGCGACGTCATGCAGCAGTACCGCTACGGAGAAATCCGCACGCCCATGTTCGAAGACACTTCCGTCTTTGCCCGCGGTATCGGTGAGGAAACCGACATCGTCGGCAAGGAGATGTATACCTTCGAGGACAAGGGAGGCAGCAGCCTCACACTGCGCCCGGAGATGACGGCGCCGGTGATCCGCGCATTCATTCAACACAGCATGGGCGAGCAGACATCGCTCAATAAGCTGTACTATATCGGACCGATGTTCCGGCAGGAACGTCCCCAGGCGGGAAGATTCCGTCAGTTTCATCAGTTCGGCTTTGAAAGCATCGGACAGCAGTCCCCGATCTGCGACGCTGAAATCATCATGATGGCGGCAGAGATTTATCGCCGCCTGGGCGTGCATTTCACTCTCAAAATCAACTCGGTCGGCGATCCGTCCTGCCGCCCGCAGTACCGGGAAGCGCTGCAGGCATTTCTTCACGGCGTGCACGACAAACTCTCTCCCGAGAGTCAGCGCCGCGCAGAAACAAATCCCATGCGCGTTCTCGATTCGAAAGACGAGCGTGACCGGGAGTTGACCGCGGATGCACCTGTCATTCTCGACTACCTGTCCGACAGCTGCCGCACGCATTTCGAGGAAACTCTTGCACTGCTCGATGGCATGGGCATCCCGTATGAGGTGGATCCGCGACTCGTGCGTGGACTCGACTATTACACCATGACCGCCTTTGAATTCGTCAGCACGGATCTCGGTTCGCAGGATGCGCTGGGAGGAGGCGGACGATACGACGGACTGGTCACGCAGCTCGGGGGCAAGGAGACACCTGCCGTCGGCTTCGCGGCCGGCATGGAGCGTCTGCTCATGGTGCTGGAGAAAAACGGCTACGACTTTCCCGAAAGCGTCCCTCTGGTGTATCTCGTCGGAATGGACGACAACAGTCGGGCCTGGGCCTTTCAGACCGCCGTGCAGCTGCGTGGCAAGGGCATTCCGGCAGAGCTCGATTACGCTGCACGCAGCGTGAAAGCGCAGATGCGTGAGGCCAATCGTCTCAACAGCCGTTACGTCGTGCTCGTTGGAGAAGAGGAAATGGCTGCTTCCACCGCACAGGTGAAAGACATGGCGGAGGGAACGCAGGAGGGCGTTGAGTTTGAAAAACTGACAGATTACTTTATGCAGATTCTGCATAATTCAGACAAGCAGGAGAACAGCTGA
- a CDS encoding PTS sugar transporter subunit IIA translates to MKITSILTEDLIKVNIPGGTKDDVINAIIDLAASSQKIKDVEKVRQAIFEREKIMSTGVGKGFAIPHGKTDAVTDIVAAFGVTEQPIDYQSLDHEPVRLLFLLIGKDSLVGAHIKLLSRISRLMNKEDLRSRLLQAGSSAEILQILKEEEMNYLDV, encoded by the coding sequence ATGAAAATTACAAGCATTCTTACAGAAGACCTGATCAAGGTCAATATTCCAGGCGGAACGAAAGACGATGTCATCAACGCCATCATTGATCTCGCTGCCAGCTCGCAGAAGATCAAGGATGTTGAGAAAGTTCGCCAGGCCATTTTTGAACGTGAAAAAATCATGTCCACCGGTGTCGGCAAAGGCTTTGCCATACCGCATGGAAAAACCGACGCCGTCACTGATATCGTGGCCGCGTTCGGCGTGACAGAACAACCCATCGACTACCAGTCTCTCGATCATGAGCCCGTGCGTCTGCTCTTTCTCCTCATCGGGAAAGACAGCCTCGTTGGAGCGCATATCAAGCTGCTCAGCCGAATCTCGCGACTGATGAACAAGGAAGACCTGCGCAGCAGGCTTCTGCAGGCGGGCAGCTCGGCCGAGATTCTTCAGATCCTCAAGGAAGAGGAGATGAATTATCTGGATGTCTGA
- a CDS encoding NTP transferase domain-containing protein has product MKAVIMAGGFGTRLRPLTCNIPKPMVPMVNRPMMQHIVDLLKQHGFHDIISLLYYHPEAIRNHFGDGSEFGISMQYMQAEADFGTAGSVRNAYEKIGDDRILIISGDVLTDFDLTDAIRFHEEKGADATLVLTRVPNPLQFGVVIVDDDGNITRFLEKPSWGEVFSDTINTGIYIIENEILQMIPYKEDFDFSKDLFPMMMQEGKKLCGYIAEGYWRDVGNLGEYHEASMDCLGRQVHVVFDGTEDGNLILGEESIVPARREDWGGTVVVGKNSRIADSAKIINSVIGDNVTIHDGAQVLNSVIWDGCTLEEQVHISNSVVGFESILHAGATVADNVFISDRCNIGQSASLLSNIKLWPEKVVQDGAVLSKSLVWEDKWLRELFADARISGTANIEINPEFGAKLGTSLGAMLGQGSQVLSSRDPDNASRMIKRAIAAGLMSAGVNVHDMQSTSIPLVRQILRSGKYAAGFHVRKSPLDKKAMDIIFFDADGQDLPTKRTKSIERQFFSEDFRRANYDSIGSMYFPERTTEAYRERFLSTVDHELISTKSFNVVVDYSYGIASSIFPNILGKMGAQVVSLNAYIDRTRLTRDKEEFQFACQHVSSIVRSLSSNIGILLDAGAEKVFIADEQGNFIPEERVPAVVSKMYLEARKRMGEPISKMACPISASSEMDHVAREYGVELLRTQNTHGGMMQAVLADDSIEYVVGTRGGFIFPAFLFATDAMYSVAKILEMMAVTGWKLGEVDAQLPRLHRLQKDIPCPWQAKGRVMRLAMNESEGKQRQLVDGIKIIFSENSWVLLLPSKEHELFTVMVEAETPDGAMQLLAEYEQKVVQWRDNA; this is encoded by the coding sequence ATGAAAGCAGTCATTATGGCAGGCGGTTTCGGAACGCGTCTGCGTCCCCTGACCTGCAATATCCCCAAGCCCATGGTGCCGATGGTCAATCGTCCCATGATGCAGCATATCGTCGATCTGCTCAAGCAGCATGGTTTTCATGACATTATTTCGCTCCTCTACTATCATCCCGAAGCCATTCGGAATCACTTCGGCGATGGCAGTGAGTTCGGGATTTCCATGCAGTACATGCAGGCGGAAGCGGATTTCGGTACCGCCGGGAGCGTGCGCAACGCATACGAGAAGATCGGCGATGACCGCATCCTCATTATCAGTGGGGATGTACTCACGGATTTCGATCTGACCGATGCCATTCGCTTTCATGAGGAGAAGGGGGCGGACGCGACGCTGGTCCTGACCCGCGTTCCGAATCCCCTGCAGTTCGGCGTGGTGATCGTCGACGACGACGGCAACATCACGCGTTTTCTCGAAAAGCCGAGCTGGGGCGAGGTATTCAGCGATACCATCAACACCGGCATCTACATCATCGAAAACGAAATCCTCCAGATGATTCCGTACAAGGAGGATTTCGATTTCAGCAAGGATCTTTTCCCCATGATGATGCAGGAAGGAAAGAAGCTCTGCGGCTATATCGCGGAAGGGTACTGGCGTGATGTCGGGAATCTCGGTGAATACCACGAAGCAAGTATGGATTGCCTCGGCCGGCAGGTTCACGTCGTCTTCGATGGCACGGAAGATGGCAACCTCATACTCGGCGAGGAGAGCATCGTTCCTGCCCGACGTGAGGATTGGGGCGGGACGGTCGTTGTCGGGAAAAATTCACGTATTGCTGATTCGGCAAAAATCATCAATTCCGTCATCGGCGACAATGTGACCATCCACGATGGCGCACAGGTGCTGAATTCGGTGATCTGGGACGGCTGCACACTCGAAGAGCAGGTGCACATCTCGAATTCCGTGGTCGGTTTCGAGAGCATTCTCCATGCAGGTGCCACTGTTGCCGACAATGTGTTCATCAGTGACCGATGCAACATTGGGCAATCGGCCTCGCTGCTTTCCAATATCAAGCTCTGGCCGGAGAAGGTGGTGCAGGACGGTGCCGTCCTGTCGAAAAGCCTGGTCTGGGAGGATAAATGGCTGCGCGAGTTATTTGCGGATGCGCGTATCAGCGGAACGGCCAATATTGAGATCAACCCGGAGTTCGGTGCCAAGCTTGGTACCTCACTCGGCGCCATGCTCGGACAGGGAAGCCAGGTGCTTTCGAGCAGGGATCCGGACAACGCTTCCCGCATGATCAAACGCGCGATTGCAGCGGGACTCATGTCGGCGGGTGTCAATGTGCATGACATGCAGTCGACGTCCATTCCTCTCGTCCGTCAGATTCTGCGCAGCGGGAAATATGCCGCCGGTTTCCATGTCAGGAAATCGCCGCTTGACAAGAAGGCGATGGATATCATTTTCTTCGACGCCGACGGCCAGGATCTTCCCACGAAACGGACGAAATCCATCGAGCGGCAGTTCTTCTCCGAAGATTTCCGCCGCGCCAACTATGACAGCATCGGTTCGATGTATTTCCCGGAACGCACGACGGAAGCCTACCGCGAGCGTTTTCTTTCCACCGTCGATCATGAGCTGATTTCCACGAAAAGCTTCAACGTGGTGGTCGATTACAGCTACGGGATCGCATCCTCGATCTTTCCGAATATTCTCGGGAAAATGGGAGCGCAGGTTGTCTCGCTCAATGCGTATATCGATCGCACGAGGCTGACGAGGGACAAGGAGGAATTCCAGTTCGCCTGTCAGCATGTTTCGAGCATCGTACGCAGCCTTTCGTCCAACATAGGGATCCTGCTCGACGCCGGTGCGGAAAAAGTGTTCATCGCCGACGAACAGGGGAATTTCATCCCTGAGGAGCGTGTCCCCGCCGTCGTAAGCAAGATGTATCTCGAGGCCCGGAAGCGCATGGGTGAACCCATCAGCAAAATGGCCTGTCCCATTTCAGCCTCCTCTGAAATGGACCACGTTGCGCGCGAATACGGTGTGGAACTCCTGCGCACGCAGAATACGCATGGAGGAATGATGCAGGCCGTCCTTGCCGATGACAGCATTGAATACGTTGTAGGCACGCGCGGCGGATTTATTTTCCCCGCCTTCCTTTTTGCCACCGACGCAATGTACAGTGTCGCGAAAATCCTCGAAATGATGGCGGTGACGGGGTGGAAACTCGGTGAGGTCGACGCCCAGCTGCCACGCCTGCACCGTCTGCAGAAAGACATCCCCTGTCCCTGGCAGGCAAAAGGCCGCGTCATGCGCCTCGCCATGAACGAAAGCGAAGGGAAGCAGCGTCAGCTTGTCGACGGCATCAAGATCATTTTCAGCGAGAACAGCTGGGTACTGCTTCTGCCCAGCAAAGAACATGAATTGTTCACCGTAATGGTGGAAGCGGAGACCCCGGATGGCGCCATGCAGCTGCTTGCTGAATACGAGCAAAAAGTTGTTCAATGGCGTGACAATGCGTAA
- the metG gene encoding methionine--tRNA ligase, translated as MEPNRILVTSALPYANGAIHFGHLAGAYLPADMYVRYQRLREKDVLFICGSDEHGVSILISSKKEGVEPQAIIDRYHELNKRAFERVGMSFDNYSRTSLPVHHETAQDWFLDFKKKGILTESTEQQLFDPEVKMFLPDRFVIGTCPHCQYERAYGDQCENCSKYYDQTELINPKSLLSDAEPIVREARHWHFPLGAFQEKLEAYVESHAGDWKDNVLQQVRSWLKAGLSDRPISRDLTWGVQVPEEEEGKVLYVWFEAVLGYISSTKEWARAQGDPTLWEKYWKSDDTRYIAFIGKDNIVFHCLMFPAMLMARGDFVLPDNVPANEFLNLEGKKFSKSQNWSIELNEFLDTYPADPLRYTLAMNMPESRDSDFYWKDFQARNNNELADILGNFVNRTAHFVEKHFESKIPEASALDDADRTFLAEFERSASTIADFYERFRFRDAVVATMNLARAANKYFNDREPWKSIKTDREVCATTLNCSLQAVYALSVFIEPILPFTAEKLRKYLNISDEKLLRWSAPGKALLEAGHQLGEKVLLFEKIDDDTIEAEMAKLGDLQEAGQEKEYPPLKPQITIDDFMKVDLRTGTIIEAESVPKSKKLIKLQVDIGSEKRQIVAGIATQYNPADLVGKHIIMVANLKPAKLFGIESQGMLLAGSSEEEGPVLLTPMTDLSDGAVVK; from the coding sequence ATGGAACCCAACCGCATTCTCGTCACATCTGCTCTTCCTTACGCCAATGGCGCAATTCATTTCGGTCACCTTGCCGGTGCATATCTGCCGGCGGACATGTATGTGCGTTACCAGCGCCTGCGTGAAAAGGATGTGCTGTTTATCTGCGGTTCCGATGAGCATGGCGTCAGCATTCTCATTTCGTCGAAAAAAGAAGGCGTCGAACCCCAGGCCATCATCGATCGCTATCATGAACTGAACAAACGAGCGTTCGAACGTGTCGGTATGAGTTTCGACAACTATTCCCGTACTTCGCTCCCTGTGCATCACGAAACCGCGCAGGACTGGTTTCTCGACTTCAAGAAGAAGGGCATCCTCACGGAAAGCACCGAACAGCAGCTGTTCGATCCCGAAGTGAAAATGTTTCTGCCCGACCGCTTCGTAATCGGCACCTGTCCCCATTGCCAGTACGAGCGCGCCTACGGCGATCAATGTGAAAACTGCAGCAAGTACTATGACCAGACGGAACTGATCAATCCGAAAAGCCTGCTCAGCGATGCCGAACCCATTGTGCGCGAGGCGCGGCACTGGCATTTTCCGCTGGGTGCGTTCCAGGAGAAACTGGAAGCCTATGTGGAATCCCATGCAGGGGACTGGAAAGACAATGTGTTGCAGCAGGTGCGATCCTGGCTGAAGGCGGGACTCAGCGACCGGCCCATTTCCAGGGATCTGACCTGGGGCGTGCAGGTGCCGGAAGAGGAGGAGGGAAAGGTTCTGTACGTCTGGTTCGAGGCCGTTCTCGGGTACATTTCCTCGACAAAGGAATGGGCGCGCGCACAGGGCGACCCAACGCTGTGGGAGAAGTACTGGAAAAGCGACGATACGCGCTATATCGCCTTCATCGGGAAGGATAATATCGTGTTTCATTGCCTGATGTTTCCCGCGATGCTCATGGCCCGTGGTGATTTCGTGCTCCCGGACAATGTCCCCGCCAACGAATTCCTCAACCTGGAAGGGAAGAAATTCTCAAAGAGCCAGAACTGGTCTATCGAACTCAACGAGTTTCTCGATACATATCCGGCCGATCCTTTGCGGTATACACTGGCAATGAATATGCCGGAGTCGAGGGACAGTGACTTCTACTGGAAGGATTTTCAGGCGCGCAACAACAACGAACTCGCAGATATTCTCGGGAATTTCGTCAATCGTACGGCGCATTTCGTTGAGAAGCATTTCGAGAGCAAAATTCCCGAGGCAAGCGCACTTGACGATGCTGATCGCACATTCCTGGCGGAATTCGAACGCAGCGCGTCGACGATTGCGGATTTCTATGAGCGTTTTCGTTTCCGTGATGCGGTCGTGGCGACAATGAACCTCGCAAGGGCGGCCAACAAGTATTTCAATGATCGTGAGCCGTGGAAGTCGATCAAGACGGACAGGGAGGTGTGCGCGACGACACTCAATTGCAGTCTGCAGGCGGTCTACGCTCTCAGTGTGTTCATCGAGCCCATTCTGCCGTTCACGGCGGAAAAACTTCGTAAATACCTCAATATCAGTGATGAGAAGCTGCTGAGGTGGTCCGCACCCGGAAAGGCACTGCTTGAAGCGGGGCATCAGCTTGGCGAGAAAGTATTGTTGTTCGAGAAAATCGACGATGACACCATCGAAGCAGAGATGGCCAAGCTCGGCGATCTGCAGGAAGCGGGGCAGGAGAAGGAGTATCCACCACTCAAGCCGCAGATCACCATCGATGATTTCATGAAGGTGGATTTGCGCACCGGTACCATTATCGAAGCCGAGAGCGTGCCGAAATCGAAGAAACTCATCAAGCTGCAGGTGGATATCGGTTCCGAAAAACGGCAGATCGTCGCCGGGATTGCCACACAGTACAATCCGGCCGATCTGGTCGGAAAGCACATTATCATGGTGGCCAATCTCAAACCCGCGAAGCTGTTCGGCATTGAGTCGCAGGGCATGCTCCTTGCCGGTTCTTCTGAGGAAGAGGGGCCCGTGCTGCTCACACCGATGACAGATCTATCCGACGGCGCTGTGGTGAAATAA
- a CDS encoding sigma-70 family RNA polymerase sigma factor yields the protein MPQRSEADIVASCRAGDRSAFNQIVRTYEERVYWVIRRMIRDHDEALDLTQDVFIKAYEKLDAFRGDAQIYTWLYRIAVNLSLNHVRKSKLRHVLSLTSHEEMIEDESATTEDNLERQEMRRLIEAAIATLPDKQRAVFVLRYFEELPYEEISTILKTTAGGLKANYHHAVRKIERYVKAHM from the coding sequence ATGCCGCAACGAAGCGAAGCAGATATCGTCGCATCATGCCGTGCGGGTGACCGCAGCGCTTTCAACCAGATCGTGCGAACCTACGAAGAACGCGTGTACTGGGTCATCCGGCGCATGATTCGTGATCACGATGAAGCACTCGATCTGACGCAGGATGTTTTCATCAAGGCGTATGAGAAGCTCGACGCCTTCCGAGGGGACGCGCAGATATACACCTGGCTGTATCGCATTGCGGTCAACCTCAGTCTCAATCACGTGCGAAAGAGCAAACTGCGTCATGTGCTTTCTCTCACCTCACATGAAGAGATGATAGAGGACGAATCCGCGACGACGGAGGACAATCTTGAACGCCAGGAAATGCGCAGGCTTATCGAGGCCGCCATTGCCACGCTTCCCGATAAACAGCGCGCAGTGTTCGTGCTCCGGTATTTTGAAGAATTACCATACGAAGAGATTTCAACGATTTTAAAAACCACGGCAGGAGGCCTGAAAGCGAATTACCATCACGCAGTCAGGAAAATTGAACGCTATGTCAAAGCACACATGTAA
- a CDS encoding zf-HC2 domain-containing protein — protein MRENIPDYLDGKLSPAQSSELQKHCAQCSACAEELERLRPFMQHALQELREQPENVDWARFSVELNEKIDQKAQRKRSLTPILTLVPAAALVLLVLTVWMFNPSSKQDDNTGEYALTLSPGEISDIADDGVSALILNQPTVIEGMEPGLTAITSTEEPVFIENDDVTSELQAALAESLGVGDIVEASLDYFSTDVVLEAISEDDAALLASALEIQDFELR, from the coding sequence ATGCGCGAGAATATCCCGGATTATCTCGACGGGAAACTTTCGCCAGCGCAGTCAAGCGAACTGCAGAAGCACTGCGCTCAGTGTTCGGCATGCGCCGAAGAACTCGAGCGCCTGCGTCCCTTCATGCAGCATGCACTACAGGAATTGCGTGAGCAGCCGGAGAATGTCGACTGGGCGCGTTTCTCGGTCGAACTCAATGAGAAAATCGATCAGAAAGCGCAACGAAAACGCAGCCTGACACCGATACTCACGCTCGTCCCCGCCGCCGCTCTCGTCCTCCTCGTCCTGACGGTGTGGATGTTCAACCCGTCGTCGAAACAGGACGACAATACGGGCGAGTACGCACTGACACTTTCCCCGGGTGAGATCAGCGACATTGCCGATGACGGCGTGAGCGCCCTGATTCTGAACCAGCCCACCGTGATCGAAGGCATGGAGCCAGGTCTGACCGCAATCACTTCAACGGAAGAGCCCGTTTTCATTGAAAACGACGATGTCACATCCGAGTTGCAGGCTGCACTTGCGGAAAGTCTCGGGGTCGGTGATATCGTGGAAGCCTCCCTCGATTATTTCAGCACTGATGTCGTGTTGGAAGCGATCAGCGAGGATGACGCTGCACTGCTTGCATCCGCGCTGGAAATTCAGGATTTTGAGCTTCGTTAG